Genomic segment of Thermoplasmata archaeon:
GAGGTAGCAATTCCTAAAAATATAGACATAGCACTTTTTTCATACAAAGACAAGCATATAAAAGAGTCTGAAATAATGGGCTGTGATCTCGATTATGGATCTATACTGATAGAGATCTTAGAGCTTGTAAAACAGCATGATGTGTCTCTGATATTTGTGAACACGAGAACCACGGCAGAAGACATTGCCATGCGCTATGCACAGCTAGAAAGTGATATTCCGATCAGTGTGCATCATGGTTCTCTGTCCCAGGAAGTGAGAACTCTAAACGAAGAAAAGCTGAAGGCAGGAGAGCTAAAAGCATTGATTTGCACATCATCGTTAGAATTAGGCATAGATGTGGGAAAAGTTGATTTTGTGGTGCAGTATAATTCTCCGAGAGAGGTATACAGGTTAATACAGAGAGTAGGAAGATCCGGGCACACGCTTAAAGGCATCTCCAAAGGGCTGATTATCTCTGAGAATCCTATAGAACTGGAAGAGGGTATGAGCATCATACACCTTGCCAAAAATGGATTTATTGAAAACCTGACAATACGCAAAAATCCAATCGTGGTGCTTGCAAATCAGATTGTATCTAATGCGTATTCAGAGAAGAGAGTGAGCATAATAGAATACTATAAAATAATACATAAAACCTACATTTTCAAAGATTTGAGTTTTGAAAAGTATCTGGATCTTTTAGAGTTTTTGAGCAAAATGCATCTTATCTGGATGGACAGAGAGAATTTTGGTACCACGAGAAAAGCATTAAATTATTTTTATCAAAACATATCTCTCATTCCTGATGAGAAAAGCTATGTTGTAATTGATATTTCTTCAAATCGTTTTATGGGTATTCTTGACGAACGTTTTGTGGCGAGCGAACTTGAGATTGGCAAGACGTTTGTCATGAAAGGCATGACATGGAGAGTTGTAGATATCAAAGAATCCAAAATCCTTGTTGAAAGTATAAAAGAGATCAGTATTCCACCCCTTTGGGTCGGAGAAGAGATACCGGTTCCGTTCGAGGTAGCAATGACCGTTGCAGAGCTCAGAGATTCACGCAAGGTCTTAAACTTCGTGTCTGAACCTGCTCGCAAAAAAATAGAAGATTGGTGGGACATTGTTCCTGCAAAAAATAATAGAATCACTATCGAGAAAAAAGGAAATATAATCGTGATCGAAGATTATTTTGGCACCAGAGTAAATTTGACATTGGCAGAGCTCATCTCCTCGCTTTTAGCTCAGAGAATTGGTGAAAGTGTTAATATCAGCTATTCTCCGTATCATATTTCTTTCGAGACCGATTCTGACGTTGAAGAAAGCGAGATTTCAGATATCATTCAAAGTTTGAAAATAGAGTATATTGAGATTCTCCTGAAAAAGAGCATTGTCAATTCCAGATTTTTCAAGCTTGCGTTTTATTATGTAGCAAAGAAGTTTGGTATAATAGCTAAAACCTCGGATTTCAGAGCGATCAGGCTTGAAAAGCTGATAGATATTTACAAAGATACACTATTGTTTGAAGAAACTGTAAACAAAGTATTTGCAGATTATCTGGATCTGGAAAACACTATAAAAATATTAAAAATGATAAATGACAATACTCTGAAATTAGAAATTGTAAAATTCAGCAAAGCTGCCGAACTGGTAATGGGTAGATACTCTGAAAACTTTGCACCAATAAGATTGACAAAGGCAATAATTGAAAAAGTTAGAGAAAGACTATATAATGAGCAGGTAACCATGTATTGCATGACCTGCCACAGATCATATACTACCAAAGTCAAGGACATTGAGCGAATAATGTGTCCTTACTGTTCAAGTGTCAAAGTAACAATGTTTCAAAAATATGAGCTTGATAAAAGAGCTCTGTTTAAAAAAGAGAATACAGACCAGCATGAAGAATCAGAAATAAAGAAATATATGGAAATCTCACAATTGTTGCGCGTGTATAAAAGAGCGGGCGCAATGACGTTGGTAGCTCATGGAGTAGGGTTGGAAACTGCAAGAAGAATATTAAAAACGTACAGTGATGATGAGCTCACGCTTATCAAGCATATTTTAGAAGCAGAGATTCAATATGCTAAAAATAGAAGATTCTGGGCAAACTAAACATGCCTAAGGTTTATGCGTTTTACTTAACTTTATATATTTTTATCTTATTGTTTTTTACATGTACAAAATTACCTTTTAGCCTTGCTTCAGAACCGTACAAAATACTAAAAAACTGTTCTATCCAAATTTTACGTAACTCTTCAATCTTCTCACTTTCAATTTTATCTGCCAGTTTATTCAGCTGTTCCGTGCCTGCCAATTTCCTCAATAGCTCAACATCCAAGATCATTGATTTTTGAATTGGACGAACAAGATAGTAAGCTATAACCGCTCCAGCCACAAATCCTGATACATGTGCAAGATGTGCAACACCGTTATTTTCAAAGATTGCAGTTGCCAAAAACTCAATGGCTGCATAAAATAAAACTGCATACTTGACCTTGATCTTGGGCATGAATATGATTCCTAACAACATTGGTATCTCATCATTAGGATATAGCACTAAAAAAGAGCCCATTATTCCGAATATTGCTCCAGATGCACCTAACAGATAACTCTGCGTACTAAAGTATATGATTGAAAATACCAGCTCTGCGATTATTCCGCTTGAAAGGTACAGAACCAGAAACTTTCTGCTTTTTACACGTTCTTCAAAAGGTGCGCCTATCAAAAATAAAATTACCATATTAGCGATGATCTGCCCATAATTCAACTGTGTAAATATACCGGTGATCAAAGATAACGATATAAAATGAGAGGTGTTGAGAGATAGTGAATATAATAGATTATAATAGTATGCTAGATCTAAGATCTGAATTATTCCGACTGCAAAAAATAATACGGTGTTTAATAAAATGATTAGAAATAGAGCATATTTATCAGAATAATATGAATAAAAAAGTAGAATAATTATAAAAAACAAAATAATATAGAATACAAATATATTTTCACGCCCCAAACTTTTCAGAGCGGTCGCTGAGGTTCATTAATATGTTCATTAACTGTATTCCTCTAATGTTTAACGCTCCGGTCATTACGGCTATCTCATCAAACTCTTTCACTGAATCTTTTCTTATGCCATGCCCAAATATCAACAAAGGCACTGGATCACCACTGTGATCCTTTACGCTGCATGGTGTAGAATGATCTCCTGTAATAGCTAGAACAGTGTCTTTATTAATGTGAGATCTGAGATATGCCAGCGCTAAATCTATCTTTTCTATAACCTCTTTCTTTTTGTTCGCGTTGCCATCATGGCCTGCAACATCCGGAGCTTTTAAATTTACAAGTACAAAATCATGATCTTTTAAAGCATTAAATGCCGTTTCGATCTTGCTCTGAAAATTAGAGTTCAGTCCTCCAGTTGCGCCCTCGGCCTTGATTGGAGTGATGCCTGCAAGTTTGCATATGCCTGCGATCAATGGTATTCCTACCACGCAGGCGCTTTTTAAACTGTATTTTTTCTCAAATGACTCGAGACTGGGAACCATTCCTGGCCCTCGAGGTAATATTATGTTTGCCGGCAATTTTTGATCTTGTACTCTTCTCTTGTTTACAGGCTGCTCTTTTAATATCTGATATGATTTTTCAATGTACATGTTCAGCAATCTGGCAGTTTTCTCAGCCTCAGCACTTTTTGCAGTAACGGTTTTTACCTGCAATCCTGCATCATGAGGATCTGCATCAGTAATATTGGCACTTAGGCCAGGCCCGCGCATTACAAGTGCTGCACGATGCTCAACACCTTCTTTTACTATAAACTCAACATCTTCTATCTTTATGTTTATTGATCTTGCCAGTTCGTCAGTGCCTGAATCTATTCTCCCGGCCCTACGGTCTATCACGTTTTTATTTGTATCTACCGTTGCAAAATTGGCTCTAAACGCTAAATCTCCAGGTTCCAGCTCCATGCCAAGTCCTAACGCCTCAAACGGCCCTCTTCCTGGATATACCTTATAAGGATCATAACCCAATATTGCCAAATGCGCTGTATCGCTTCCGGCTCTTATGCCCTTGTCTATTGGATCCATCTGCCCAGTAATACCGTTTTTTGCAAAGAAGTTTAAATTCTCTTTGTTTGCTGCCTGTAAAGGAGTTTCCCAGTTCAGTTCTTCTGCAGGACGATCTCCTACACCATCCAGGATAATTAACATTATTTTTTTCATGATCTCTTACCATATTAAATGAATACTATATAATATATATACAATTATTGTACTTATACTTATTTGCAAAAAGTTGACCTGCCCCTTTGTCAAAAGATCTCTGTTTTCGAATACTGCTCCTAAAACACTGTCAATCTGGCACCCTACAAAACCAAATATTGTGGTTATGATTATAAAAAAATAATCGCTTAAGTTCCATATTCCGGCTGCATAAAATAATAAAAATCCGAATATAGATACTATTGCTGCTCCCGCTAGGGCCCATGCTTCTCCGTAAAGTGATATTCCTCCATTAGTGCCGGGCCTAACCCTTTTTAAGTTTGTTATTAAGTACGCTTTCGAAGAACTTACTCCAAATTCGCTGGCAACAGTATCGGATGTTGCTGCGCTCAGACTTGTTATGTACAGTAATGAACCGGTAAATAATGAAAGAGGAACTAATGCTATGATCATCGGCACTAGCCCATTTGCAAACACCGACCTGAATCCGCGCTCTCCCGACTTTCCTTCAGCCACTCCGTGCTTCTTTTTTATATTAAATTTGTATACTGTTGCCGCGTATGACAACAGCACAAATAAAACAAGTAATATAAGCCAATATATCGATCCAAATACTCCCACAATAAGACCCATTATAACACTTAAAATAGATCCCCATAGATTCAGGATCTTATAGTAGTAAGATAGAGTACCAAGCAATATTACTAGTATTGCAATTAATATTGCCTCAAATGGTGTGGGAACTATCATCTGCTCTCATAAAGACTAATTGCATATAACCTTTTCTTTTAAAACTTCAACTCTTTCAAACCACTGTTCCTATTGTACTCTCTTTTAAATACTGTTTCCGTGGTTTTGACAATGTATAGTTCCAGTAAAGGATCAACTGTTCCAGTGAACAGATGCCCGCCAATCAACCGATGATCAGGTCCTGCTAAAGCGACATGTATATGCAGTTTTGGATCTGTAGCCGCTATAGTGCCATGAAACGATACAAGTTCATGGTTCTTTTCATATTTTTCCTTGATGTATTCAGTGCCATTAAAATAGCCAATCTCAAAGTTTTTAAGCATTCCTATTCCAGAAACTATGATTGCACCTTTGATTTTATATATTTCTGCAATTTTTTCGATGCTTTCGAATACTTCTTCTTCCTTATCCAGTTTTGCAAATATGTCATTATTTTCGATATTATATATCATTTTATCTCACCTCAAAAATACATAGCGTATAGGTACACGCTTTTTAAAGCCGGTCCAATAAGGGCAAACAGAACATTTGTATCCGATCGTCACCTCTGTTTGATCTAGTGTCTTATTCATTATTTTGCGCATATTAGAGCCACATACTGGACACTTGCTGTTCACGTTCCAGTTTTGGTCGGTTTCTTTGTAATGTATATGCACTGTAATCTTCTTTTTCTTTAATATGATTCTTCTAAATCTCTTATAATCTAATCTATATTCATCAGTACCTTCATTTAACTCTTTTATCACTAAACTCAAAAATTTAGTTTGAGAGTTTATTATGCCCAATCTCTTTATTATTTTGTTAGCTACGTATAGTACTAGCTTTTCGTTAGGAATCTTATAACTCATTGTTGTGTTATAATATAAAAACAAATATATAAACATAATGCTCTCTTTCATTAAGATAAATTATTTATAATGAATGATGTTCTACACTCAAGATCCAAAATGTCGATAATAACAAGAAAGTTCAGAAATATAATTTCGCTGTTTTTAATAGTATCAGTAGTTATAGTTTTATCCATAAATCTAATAGCTTTATGGATTACACCTCTGTTTTTAGCAGGATCTTTTTCACAGTTACTGTTGCCTATTTTTATTATTTTTCCAGTACCAATCTTGCTTTTTTATATTAGTTCTACTGCAGTGATGGTCTGGTTCTTTATATTAATCATCGCCATAACAATCTCAGTGCTGTTTTTGATTGCCCGGGATCTGAAAAAATATGTAAATACTGTTAACAAAGATCCTCTGGATCCAAATAGCAGGTTGCAGAGATTTGCTGAACTTTTTGCAATATCCATATTTTTTTCATACTTTGTTTACATAATTGCAGGATTGGTAGGTGCTCCTGTAGTTGTGCCAATCTCCAGCTCAACGCCTCACTGGGAATATTATCTCTCGCTTGCCAATGCAGGATTGTACGAAGAATTGATATCAAGAGTGCTTTTGCTGGGAGTTCCTCTATTTATTATATATCTTGTTAAAAATAAGATTACTCGCAAAAACTGGTACCGTTTTTTTGTGGGTGGCAAGATAGAGTTCAATGCAGCTTCTATAACATTTTTAATAATCTCTTCTCTGTTTTTCGGCATTGCGCATATTCCTTCTTGGGATTATACCAAATTTCCGGCTGCTTTTATAGCAGGGCTGATAATGGGATATTTATTCTTGAGGTTTGGACTGTACGCTTCGGTATCTTTTCATTTTTTAACTGATTACATGTCCACCATTAATGTTATGTACCCCAGTTTTACAGGCTATTACATGAATCTGCTATCTGTATTCATAGTATTCTGGTTCATAGCTGGATGCGTTTTGGCGGTATTATATAGCATTGAGCTTTTAAAGGTTGTCAATAAGAAACATGTGCATAAAATTGTAAAACCTGTGATTGCTCAAAATGATCTCCGGTTCCATAACATTAAATGTCCTTACTGCGGAAACGAAAGCTTTGAGTATGAGCCTGATGGATCGCTAAAGTGCCTGAGATGTGGCACTAAAATACCTAAAAAGTAAGTTGTTTTCAAAAACATCCCGAAAAACACAAGCAAAGTTAAAATACAGTAATTGCATACTCAATTATTCAAAAAATGTAAAGGTGATGTATATGTTAGAAAATAATGAGAAAGATACAGTAATGAAAGAATATTATGGAGATAATATTATTACCGCATTAATTAGTGTTAAGGTAGATACAAAAAATGTTGAAAACATTGCCTTAAAATTATTGAATTATTCAAATATAGAAGACATATTCTTAGTAACTGGAGACTCAGATCTAGTTTTGAAGATCAAGTTCATAACCTATGACGATTTAAAAAAGTTTATAGTTAACACTCTTGGAAATTTAGAAGGCATTCAGGATACCTCAACAATGATGGTGGTCACTTCTTACAAAGAGCGTGGCATTATTAACGCACGGTTTAAGGGACTATAGAAGAGGTGATTGAAATGGATAATACTGAGGATGAAAAAAGAGAGATAATATCACTTTTAGATGATTTATCAGGAGATCAGTCTTTGCCAAGAAATATAAAAAAAGGTGCGATTGAAATAAAAAATAAATTATTATCAAAAAACGAAGCTTTAGATGTAAAAGTCGCAGGAGCTATTTTTATATTAGAAGATCTGTTAAATGATCCAAACATACCGGTGCATGGAAGAACGGCTGTGTATACAATTATAGGCAAGTTAGAAAAGCTATCAAATGATATCTCTATAAAGTGATCAGCTTATAACAATCTTTAATATAAATCAGAGATATAAAGAAAATAGTGCCATAAAATAGGAACGGCACAATAAGATAAAAGCTAGACATTGGAATTACATTTTCTGTCGAGAATAGAAACATCGCTATTAAAATTAAGAAAGAGCCTATTGATAATTTAATGGCTGTGAAAAAATCCCATAATTTTATGTTTAGTTTCTTCTTTAGCGTATATATCAAAACAGGTATCAGCATAATGCCCATTATCGCTGTGAATACTATTAGACGGTAAGAAACCGTTGCAAGCATAAAATATTTAAAAATAAATATACTAACAATTAAATCAATATAATCAAATATTATTAAAAATTTAAAGTTTACCATAGCTAAGCTACATTTTCGAATTCATCCTGTAACTCCAGCATTACTTCTGAAAGTACATGTTCAAATGCAGAATCTTTGTAAACTCTTAATCCTCCCATATCAGTTTGTAATTTTGCAACTATGATATTTCCATCTTTCTGAAACTCTATTTTGCATAAAAGTTCTTCCATATATACACCTTAAAAAAGAGCATACAATCCAGTTATTTTAATTTTTCGACAGATAACTATGCCAATCATTTAGTAATATGAGATCTGGATACTGTTAGCAACAAAAGAGGTATTTCCAGAAGTGTCAAAAAGAATATCTGTAATGTTATTATCTTCGAAATTTGGAAAAAAGAATTGATGTACAATTATCATAAAGAAATAGAGTTAGTGATAGATAGACTGAGAATAAAATCAAGATAAAAATACTAAGATCATAGTGTATGATAAGGTATTAGCAATGAAAACTAATGGGAGGAAAGAGCTTTGAAAAATAGTATCATTATTACACTGCTATTCAAAAAAGGTGGTTGATAGCGTAAGCTATAAAAAAATCAACGAAAAAACGTGAAAAATAATAAAAAGTAAATGAAAAACATAGTAAAAATAGCATAAATAGATTATTTTTTATGATTTAAAAATGTTTAATTGTAAATTCTGGAGATCATGATAAAATTTAATAGTGTTTTTAGATATTACCGATAAGTGAATGATTTAAAAGTAGTTTATGATCCTGAAACTGCAAAACTTTTGATGGACGAAACTAGGCAGGATATATTAAAGCTCTTAAAAATCAAGGCGTTATCAATCAAAGATCTATCATCCATTTTGGATAAAGATGTATCTACCATTTACAGGCATATTAAAAAACTAGAGAAAAAAAATATTGTTATGATAGTAGGTTCCAGAAAAAAAAGAAATGTGGAAGAGAAATTATATAAAAGAACCTATTCTACATATGTACTTTCTCCAGAGCTTTTTATATCAGATCACAGCGCATTAGTAGATGAGAAAAAAAGCAGGTACAATCGAATCAAGTATGCGTTAGAAAATATAGGATTTAAAATTGAAAATAATGAACAGTTTGAAAAACTTTTTTTTAACTTGGAAAGTACTGTTATTAAAGAGATAGAAAAGTTAGATCGTGATTTAGATTTAAATACTCTTAACAATCTTGAAACGATCCTGTTTATAAAGCTCGTCAAGCCGGAAGAGTTTCAAAATATACGGAATTTAATTGTGAAAAAGTGAATATTAATAAAAATTTGCATTAATATATGTCCAGTTCACCTCAAACAAATACACCCATTGTAAAGAGGTTGTAGAATTATAATAATAAATTTGCTGAAATGGAGGATTGAAAAACTTATCAAATCCAGCTTTGCCCATCTGAACAGGTGGAGCATATGGATTGTCTGCATATTTATAACCGTACACACCGTTGAGATACATGTCAGAATCAATAAGCACGTACAG
This window contains:
- a CDS encoding DEAD/DEAH box helicase → MFEQLDPKILEILEEEGIREPTQPQKEVFEIISKGANVLLIAPTGTGKTEAAILPILDKIIHSRFSPISCIYITPLRALNRDLNERFEVYSKKLGINIAVRHGDTSQAERKKQSNNPPQLLITTPETLQILFTAPKIRNALKNVKYVIIDEVHELMQDERGAQLAIALERLTTISGEFQRIGLSATVGNKEELAKCIAGDREIEVKEVAIPKNIDIALFSYKDKHIKESEIMGCDLDYGSILIEILELVKQHDVSLIFVNTRTTAEDIAMRYAQLESDIPISVHHGSLSQEVRTLNEEKLKAGELKALICTSSLELGIDVGKVDFVVQYNSPREVYRLIQRVGRSGHTLKGISKGLIISENPIELEEGMSIIHLAKNGFIENLTIRKNPIVVLANQIVSNAYSEKRVSIIEYYKIIHKTYIFKDLSFEKYLDLLEFLSKMHLIWMDRENFGTTRKALNYFYQNISLIPDEKSYVVIDISSNRFMGILDERFVASELEIGKTFVMKGMTWRVVDIKESKILVESIKEISIPPLWVGEEIPVPFEVAMTVAELRDSRKVLNFVSEPARKKIEDWWDIVPAKNNRITIEKKGNIIVIEDYFGTRVNLTLAELISSLLAQRIGESVNISYSPYHISFETDSDVEESEISDIIQSLKIEYIEILLKKSIVNSRFFKLAFYYVAKKFGIIAKTSDFRAIRLEKLIDIYKDTLLFEETVNKVFADYLDLENTIKILKMINDNTLKLEIVKFSKAAELVMGRYSENFAPIRLTKAIIEKVRERLYNEQVTMYCMTCHRSYTTKVKDIERIMCPYCSSVKVTMFQKYELDKRALFKKENTDQHEESEIKKYMEISQLLRVYKRAGAMTLVAHGVGLETARRILKTYSDDELTLIKHILEAEIQYAKNRRFWAN
- a CDS encoding rhomboid family intramembrane serine protease, which codes for MGRENIFVFYIILFFIIILLFYSYYSDKYALFLIILLNTVLFFAVGIIQILDLAYYYNLLYSLSLNTSHFISLSLITGIFTQLNYGQIIANMVILFLIGAPFEERVKSRKFLVLYLSSGIIAELVFSIIYFSTQSYLLGASGAIFGIMGSFLVLYPNDEIPMLLGIIFMPKIKVKYAVLFYAAIEFLATAIFENNGVAHLAHVSGFVAGAVIAYYLVRPIQKSMILDVELLRKLAGTEQLNKLADKIESEKIEELRKIWIEQFFSILYGSEARLKGNFVHVKNNKIKIYKVK
- a CDS encoding 2,3-bisphosphoglycerate-independent phosphoglycerate mutase: MKKIMLIILDGVGDRPAEELNWETPLQAANKENLNFFAKNGITGQMDPIDKGIRAGSDTAHLAILGYDPYKVYPGRGPFEALGLGMELEPGDLAFRANFATVDTNKNVIDRRAGRIDSGTDELARSINIKIEDVEFIVKEGVEHRAALVMRGPGLSANITDADPHDAGLQVKTVTAKSAEAEKTARLLNMYIEKSYQILKEQPVNKRRVQDQKLPANIILPRGPGMVPSLESFEKKYSLKSACVVGIPLIAGICKLAGITPIKAEGATGGLNSNFQSKIETAFNALKDHDFVLVNLKAPDVAGHDGNANKKKEVIEKIDLALAYLRSHINKDTVLAITGDHSTPCSVKDHSGDPVPLLIFGHGIRKDSVKEFDEIAVMTGALNIRGIQLMNILMNLSDRSEKFGA
- a CDS encoding DUF92 domain-containing protein, with the protein product MIVPTPFEAILIAILVILLGTLSYYYKILNLWGSILSVIMGLIVGVFGSIYWLILLVLFVLLSYAATVYKFNIKKKHGVAEGKSGERGFRSVFANGLVPMIIALVPLSLFTGSLLYITSLSAATSDTVASEFGVSSSKAYLITNLKRVRPGTNGGISLYGEAWALAGAAIVSIFGFLLFYAAGIWNLSDYFFIIITTIFGFVGCQIDSVLGAVFENRDLLTKGQVNFLQISISTIIVYILYSIHLIW
- a CDS encoding DNA-binding protein, whose product is MIYNIENNDIFAKLDKEEEVFESIEKIAEIYKIKGAIIVSGIGMLKNFEIGYFNGTEYIKEKYEKNHELVSFHGTIAATDPKLHIHVALAGPDHRLIGGHLFTGTVDPLLELYIVKTTETVFKREYNRNSGLKELKF
- a CDS encoding CPBP family glutamic-type intramembrane protease translates to MNDVLHSRSKMSIITRKFRNIISLFLIVSVVIVLSINLIALWITPLFLAGSFSQLLLPIFIIFPVPILLFYISSTAVMVWFFILIIAITISVLFLIARDLKKYVNTVNKDPLDPNSRLQRFAELFAISIFFSYFVYIIAGLVGAPVVVPISSSTPHWEYYLSLANAGLYEELISRVLLLGVPLFIIYLVKNKITRKNWYRFFVGGKIEFNAASITFLIISSLFFGIAHIPSWDYTKFPAAFIAGLIMGYLFLRFGLYASVSFHFLTDYMSTINVMYPSFTGYYMNLLSVFIVFWFIAGCVLAVLYSIELLKVVNKKHVHKIVKPVIAQNDLRFHNIKCPYCGNESFEYEPDGSLKCLRCGTKIPKK
- a CDS encoding Lrp/AsnC ligand binding domain-containing protein encodes the protein MLENNEKDTVMKEYYGDNIITALISVKVDTKNVENIALKLLNYSNIEDIFLVTGDSDLVLKIKFITYDDLKKFIVNTLGNLEGIQDTSTMMVVTSYKERGIINARFKGL
- a CDS encoding UPF0147 family protein, with the translated sequence MDNTEDEKREIISLLDDLSGDQSLPRNIKKGAIEIKNKLLSKNEALDVKVAGAIFILEDLLNDPNIPVHGRTAVYTIIGKLEKLSNDISIK
- a CDS encoding winged helix-turn-helix domain-containing protein, producing MNDLKVVYDPETAKLLMDETRQDILKLLKIKALSIKDLSSILDKDVSTIYRHIKKLEKKNIVMIVGSRKKRNVEEKLYKRTYSTYVLSPELFISDHSALVDEKKSRYNRIKYALENIGFKIENNEQFEKLFFNLESTVIKEIEKLDRDLDLNTLNNLETILFIKLVKPEEFQNIRNLIVKK